Proteins encoded within one genomic window of Candidatus Syntrophocurvum alkaliphilum:
- a CDS encoding coenzyme F420-0:L-glutamate ligase has product MGKLPDYIGISAFGIKMGVIIPGSDVVNMVYEALQKLESDGLLDDGDTICVTESIVARAQNNYVTVKDIADQVTNKLNLKKDSKIGVVFPILSRNRFSLILKGLAKAVPQGEVVVQLSHPSDEVGNQILPYDFAENIGKTNGEIITCQDLGNNRYKHPITKVDYISLYEEIIKEQGAQANIFLCNSPSKITEFKLDGIVVSSVHNRQRVLTKIKETNQNSITLQELCNEGDCSSEWGLLGSNISAGDKLKLAPKAADEVARLIQEKVIKDINKKVEVIIYGDGAYCDPTTGIYELADPKPTFGMTDGLKGKYREGVKYKYLVDQLYSEGADLDNIEKTLQAKSKDFDKYSIEAEGTTPRKTEDLIASLADLVSGSADAGTPVIVVKGFLNGRIN; this is encoded by the coding sequence GTGGGAAAATTACCTGATTATATTGGAATATCAGCTTTTGGTATTAAAATGGGTGTTATTATACCAGGTAGTGATGTTGTCAATATGGTTTATGAGGCATTACAAAAGTTAGAGAGTGATGGTTTATTAGATGATGGAGATACAATTTGTGTGACCGAATCTATTGTCGCAAGAGCACAAAATAATTACGTAACTGTAAAAGACATAGCTGATCAAGTAACAAATAAACTAAATTTAAAAAAAGACAGCAAAATTGGAGTAGTTTTTCCGATTTTGAGTCGCAATAGATTTTCTTTAATACTTAAGGGATTAGCTAAAGCTGTCCCACAAGGTGAAGTTGTAGTTCAATTATCTCATCCGTCTGATGAGGTTGGTAATCAAATTTTACCCTATGATTTTGCGGAAAATATAGGCAAAACTAATGGGGAAATAATTACATGTCAAGACCTTGGTAATAATCGTTATAAGCATCCTATTACCAAAGTTGATTATATAAGTCTATATGAAGAGATAATTAAAGAGCAGGGAGCACAAGCCAATATATTTCTATGCAACTCTCCTTCAAAAATAACAGAATTTAAATTAGATGGAATTGTAGTTTCTAGTGTGCATAATAGACAGAGGGTTTTAACTAAAATAAAAGAAACTAACCAAAATAGTATTACTCTGCAAGAACTATGTAATGAAGGTGATTGTTCTTCCGAGTGGGGATTACTTGGAAGCAATATATCTGCGGGAGATAAGTTGAAATTGGCTCCTAAAGCTGCTGATGAAGTTGCTAGATTAATACAGGAAAAAGTCATAAAAGATATAAATAAAAAAGTAGAAGTAATAATATACGGAGATGGAGCTTACTGTGATCCAACAACTGGCATATATGAGTTAGCCGATCCTAAGCCAACATTTGGAATGACAGATGGTTTAAAAGGGAAGTATCGAGAAGGAGTGAAATACAAATATTTGGTTGATCAACTTTATAGCGAAGGTGCAGATTTAGATAATATTGAAAAAACATTACAAGCTAAAAGCAAAGATTTTGATAAATATAGTATTGAGGCAGAAGGTACTACTCCTAGAAAAACTGAAGATTTAATAGCAAGTCTAGCTGACCTAGTTAGTGGATCAGCTGATGCAGGTACACCAGTAATTGTTGTAAAAGGATTTTTAAACGGTAGAATAAATTAA
- the mnmA gene encoding tRNA 2-thiouridine(34) synthase MnmA, producing MKVAVLMSGGVDSTIVALLLKEQGYNIMGLTMINWDKEVGYKAQKVAAKLGIEHQIVDLSRQFSDNVVDYFCKKYKEGHTPNPCVECNRNIKFGELLNIAKNYGCDKVATGHYAQIEYDEKKKRYLLKKGVDTKKDQSYFLYALKQNQLSNIMFPLGDLTKEQVKQLAIDYNFSEVANSAESQEVCFITGDYRDFLSTRINQKSGKIIDTAGKLLGNHKGLGYYTIGQRKGLGISAGRPLYVIDLDIERNQLIVGDEHELYKNKLTSTNNNFIAMNELNDELRVKAKVRYRAKESEANIIPKPDKTIEVQFVKPQRAITPGQAVVFYDGDYVVGGGEIAREL from the coding sequence ATGAAGGTAGCAGTATTAATGAGTGGTGGTGTTGATAGTACTATAGTTGCCTTGCTTTTAAAAGAACAAGGCTATAATATAATGGGTTTAACCATGATTAATTGGGATAAAGAGGTTGGTTATAAGGCGCAAAAGGTAGCTGCTAAGCTGGGTATAGAACATCAAATAGTTGATCTTAGCAGGCAGTTTTCTGATAATGTAGTTGACTATTTTTGTAAAAAATATAAAGAAGGTCATACTCCTAATCCATGTGTTGAATGTAACCGTAATATAAAATTTGGGGAACTGCTCAATATAGCTAAAAATTATGGTTGTGACAAAGTGGCTACTGGTCATTATGCACAAATTGAATATGATGAAAAGAAAAAAAGATATTTATTAAAAAAAGGTGTTGATACTAAAAAAGATCAAAGCTATTTTCTATATGCATTAAAACAAAACCAATTATCAAATATTATGTTTCCCCTAGGCGACTTAACTAAAGAACAAGTTAAACAATTAGCAATAGATTATAATTTTAGTGAAGTGGCAAATTCTGCTGAAAGCCAAGAGGTATGCTTTATTACAGGGGATTATAGAGATTTTTTAAGCACAAGAATAAATCAAAAAAGCGGAAAGATTATTGATACAGCTGGGAAATTGCTAGGAAACCATAAAGGTCTAGGTTATTATACTATTGGTCAAAGAAAAGGGCTAGGTATAAGTGCAGGTAGGCCATTATACGTAATTGATTTAGATATAGAGCGTAATCAATTAATAGTAGGAGATGAGCACGAATTATATAAAAACAAATTAACATCGACTAACAATAATTTTATTGCTATGAATGAATTAAACGATGAGTTGAGAGTTAAAGCTAAGGTTAGATACCGCGCTAAAGAATCTGAAGCAAATATAATACCGAAGCCTGATAAAACTATAGAAGTACAATTTGTAAAGCCTCAAAGAGCTATTACACCTGGACAAGCAGTTGTATTTTATGATGGAGATTATGTTGTAGGTGGAGGGGAGATAGCTAGGGAGCTCTAA
- the alaS gene encoding alanine--tRNA ligase, which translates to MWTSNEVRKLFLDYFEERQHAVVESSSLVPADDPTLLFTNAGMNQFKDVFLGIDKRNYDKAATSQKCVRAGGKHNDLDTVGRTPRHHTFFEMLGNFSFGDYFKEDAIIYAWDFLTNVVNLPKENLWVTIFHEDDEAKDIWLKVTDVKAERILRLGEEENFWSMGDTGPCGPCSEIMYDRGEKYSCGHENCLIGVCDCDRWLEIWNLVFMQFNREPDGELKPLPNPSIDTGMGLERICSILQQKESNFETDLFIPIIKKIEDLTGKKYKADEEGFPFRVIADHSRACTFLIADGVLPSNDGRGYVLRRILRRAVRFGRHLGIKEPFLYQNVDVVTSIMETPYPELNEKKDFVKEVIKMEEERFFVTLNEGIKKVEEMISTAKSDNRSTITGQEAFMLYDTYGFPLDLTEDMAEENGFEVDTQGFNLMMEEQRERARKANKSDGAFVEEQVINEILEKIPASNFNGYNNLEEKSTVLALIKDGEAISNAKDIEVSIVTEATPFYAESGGQVADKGNIKNAKCDFAVENVQKVASWILHHGKVSGEITVGDTVELLVDQNHRLNTARNHTATHLLHKSLRKVVGEHAQQKGSLVEPERLRFDFSHLHALTEEELLEIENKVNEYIWSMSNVEATNTDINSAKEMGAIALFGEKYTEEVRVVSVADSIELCGGTHVSNTGQIGLFKIQSEGSIGSGLRRIEAVTGKNAFEYLNQAEAKLQEISAYLRTTPQETLYKIDALNKTIKEREKELELLKSKLTKESSESLLDKAVEINGIKALIAQVDVEDANILRQNAEMLKDKLGKAVVVLGAVTGDKVGLVCFASKEAVNQGVNAGNIIGAAAKVASGGGGGRSDMAQAGGKDVTKLPDALSTARELVEKTLS; encoded by the coding sequence GTGTGGACTAGTAATGAAGTAAGAAAACTTTTTTTGGATTATTTTGAAGAAAGGCAACATGCGGTGGTGGAAAGTTCATCCTTGGTACCAGCAGATGATCCAACACTGCTATTTACTAATGCTGGCATGAATCAATTTAAAGATGTTTTTTTAGGGATAGATAAACGCAATTATGATAAAGCAGCTACATCGCAAAAATGTGTCCGTGCTGGTGGTAAACACAATGATCTTGATACAGTTGGAAGAACACCTAGGCACCATACATTTTTTGAAATGCTAGGCAATTTTTCGTTTGGTGATTATTTCAAAGAAGATGCAATTATATATGCTTGGGACTTTTTAACTAATGTTGTTAATCTTCCCAAAGAAAACCTATGGGTAACAATCTTTCATGAAGATGATGAAGCCAAGGACATCTGGCTAAAGGTTACTGATGTAAAAGCAGAAAGAATACTTAGACTTGGAGAAGAAGAAAACTTTTGGAGTATGGGTGATACAGGTCCATGTGGCCCTTGTAGCGAAATCATGTATGATAGAGGTGAAAAGTATTCTTGTGGACATGAAAATTGTTTAATTGGTGTGTGTGATTGTGATAGATGGTTGGAAATATGGAATTTAGTTTTTATGCAGTTTAATCGCGAACCAGATGGAGAACTAAAGCCTTTGCCTAATCCAAGTATTGATACAGGTATGGGTCTTGAAAGGATTTGTTCGATTCTTCAACAAAAAGAAAGTAATTTTGAAACTGATTTGTTTATACCAATTATTAAAAAAATAGAAGATTTAACTGGCAAGAAATATAAAGCAGATGAAGAAGGTTTTCCTTTTAGGGTAATAGCTGATCATAGTCGAGCCTGCACATTTTTAATAGCGGATGGAGTATTGCCTAGTAATGATGGAAGAGGATATGTTTTAAGAAGGATTTTACGTAGAGCAGTTAGATTTGGTAGGCATTTAGGGATAAAAGAACCATTCTTATATCAGAATGTTGATGTTGTTACAAGTATTATGGAAACACCTTATCCAGAACTAAATGAAAAGAAAGATTTTGTTAAAGAAGTTATTAAGATGGAAGAAGAAAGGTTTTTTGTAACATTAAATGAAGGTATTAAAAAGGTCGAAGAAATGATTTCAACTGCTAAAAGTGATAATCGTTCAACAATAACAGGTCAAGAAGCATTCATGCTGTACGATACGTATGGATTTCCATTAGATTTAACTGAGGATATGGCAGAAGAAAATGGTTTTGAGGTTGATACTCAAGGGTTTAATCTAATGATGGAAGAACAACGTGAACGAGCAAGAAAAGCTAACAAAAGTGATGGGGCATTTGTTGAAGAACAAGTAATAAATGAAATACTTGAAAAAATACCAGCAAGTAATTTTAATGGATACAATAACCTTGAAGAAAAGAGTACTGTGCTAGCTTTGATTAAAGATGGAGAGGCTATTTCTAATGCTAAAGATATTGAAGTAAGCATAGTTACTGAAGCAACTCCTTTTTATGCTGAAAGTGGTGGACAAGTAGCTGATAAAGGTAATATAAAAAATGCAAAATGTGATTTTGCTGTAGAAAATGTACAAAAAGTGGCAAGCTGGATTTTACATCATGGTAAAGTTTCTGGAGAAATAACTGTTGGAGATACAGTTGAATTATTAGTAGATCAAAACCATAGATTAAATACAGCTCGAAACCATACTGCAACTCATTTATTACATAAGTCTCTAAGGAAAGTTGTAGGAGAGCATGCTCAGCAAAAAGGGTCATTAGTTGAACCAGAAAGACTTCGCTTTGATTTTTCACACTTACATGCATTAACTGAAGAAGAATTATTAGAAATAGAAAATAAAGTAAATGAATATATATGGAGTATGAGTAATGTTGAAGCAACCAATACAGATATTAATTCAGCAAAAGAAATGGGAGCAATAGCTTTATTTGGAGAAAAATATACTGAAGAGGTAAGGGTTGTTTCAGTTGCAGATAGCATTGAGCTTTGTGGAGGCACACATGTAAGTAATACCGGGCAAATAGGTTTGTTTAAAATACAGAGTGAGGGTAGTATCGGTTCTGGTTTAAGAAGAATAGAAGCTGTTACTGGAAAAAATGCATTTGAATATCTGAATCAAGCTGAAGCTAAATTACAAGAAATTTCAGCTTATTTAAGAACTACTCCTCAAGAAACCTTATATAAAATTGATGCATTAAACAAAACAATAAAAGAAAGAGAAAAAGAACTAGAATTACTAAAATCTAAACTAACTAAAGAATCTAGTGAAAGTTTACTAGACAAAGCAGTTGAAATTAATGGTATAAAGGCGTTAATTGCTCAAGTAGATGTAGAAGATGCAAATATACTTAGACAAAATGCTGAAATGCTTAAGGATAAGCTAGGTAAAGCAGTTGTAGTTTTAGGTGCTGTTACTGGTGATAAAGTAGGCTTGGTATGTTTTGCAAGTAAAGAAGCAGTTAACCAGGGTGTTAACGCTGGAAATATTATTGGCGCAGCTGCTAAAGTGGCTTCTGGTGGCGGTGGTGGTCGTTCTGACATGGCTCAAGCAGGAGGTAAGGATGTTACAAAACTACCAGATGCGTTATCTACTGCAAGAGAATTGGTAGAAAAAACCCTTTCTTAA
- a CDS encoding YtxH domain-containing protein has product MKDYWSGFVFGAVIGAAATILYFNEEKDVKAVARQVKAKSGRAQNFVSEMGNELGDRMNKM; this is encoded by the coding sequence GTGAAAGATTATTGGAGTGGTTTTGTATTTGGTGCAGTAATTGGAGCAGCAGCAACCATACTATATTTTAATGAAGAAAAGGATGTCAAAGCTGTAGCAAGGCAGGTAAAAGCAAAAAGTGGTCGGGCACAAAACTTTGTTAGTGAAATGGGTAATGAATTAGGTGATAGGATGAACAAAATGTAG
- the trxA gene encoding thioredoxin, whose product MAEVLTLENNNFEDQVINSELPVLVDFWAPWCGPCKMIGPIIDNLAVEYSGKIKVGKLNVDENKEIAVQFGIRGIPTILFFKDGTEVQRVVGAKNKEQLNKLITEVIGQ is encoded by the coding sequence TTGGCTGAGGTACTTACTTTAGAAAACAATAATTTTGAAGATCAAGTAATTAATTCCGAACTCCCAGTCTTAGTTGACTTTTGGGCACCTTGGTGTGGGCCATGTAAAATGATAGGACCTATAATTGATAATCTAGCAGTCGAATATTCAGGCAAAATAAAAGTAGGAAAATTAAATGTAGATGAGAATAAAGAGATTGCTGTACAATTTGGAATTAGAGGAATTCCCACTATACTTTTCTTTAAAGATGGAACTGAAGTGCAAAGAGTGGTAGGAGCGAAAAATAAGGAACAGCTTAATAAACTAATTACTGAAGTAATAGGACAATAA
- a CDS encoding replication-associated recombination protein A: MDLFDINIKNKTNENAPLAFRMRPKNLDEVVGQQHIVGKGSPLRQAIEKDQLHSFILYGPPGSGKTTIAQIISQVTKSHFDYIKAVTSGVSEIRTISKDALDRLKYHNQKTVLFLDEIHRFNKSQQDVLLPFVEDGTLILIGATTENPLYELNNALLSRMKIYITEALKAEDISKVLTNAINDESRGLGKLDITIEDNSLDLISKVSKGDARTALNILDTISNSYTNDNTLFINKELVEKIVGQPLIKYDKKGDYHYDSISAFIKSIRGSDPDAALYWLAVMLQGGEDPEFIARRIIVHAAEDIGLADPNALVVATSAFHALQVVGLPEARIPLAQATIYLATAPKSNTSKTGIDNALTTVKNISNINVPKHIADNSHSKSHLLNKGIGYKYPHDFEGYVKQSYLPEELKDYKFYNPTSNGYEEIIKKFLEERVKGDGSF; encoded by the coding sequence ATGGATTTATTTGATATAAATATAAAAAACAAAACGAACGAAAATGCACCCCTCGCCTTTAGAATGCGTCCTAAAAACTTAGATGAAGTAGTTGGACAACAACACATAGTTGGCAAAGGTTCCCCTCTTAGACAAGCAATAGAAAAGGATCAATTACATTCATTTATTTTATATGGCCCTCCTGGTTCAGGAAAAACAACTATAGCCCAAATAATATCCCAGGTAACCAAATCACATTTTGATTATATTAAGGCTGTTACTAGTGGGGTTTCAGAAATTAGAACCATTTCTAAAGATGCACTAGATAGACTGAAATACCACAATCAAAAAACAGTTTTATTCCTAGATGAAATCCATAGATTTAATAAATCTCAGCAGGATGTTCTTTTACCCTTTGTTGAAGATGGCACTCTTATATTAATTGGTGCTACTACTGAAAACCCTTTGTATGAACTTAATAATGCATTATTATCTAGAATGAAAATATATATAACCGAAGCTTTAAAGGCAGAAGATATAAGTAAGGTTTTAACAAACGCTATAAATGATGAGTCTAGGGGACTAGGTAAATTAGATATAACTATTGAAGATAACAGTCTTGATTTAATTAGCAAAGTTTCTAAAGGTGATGCACGGACAGCTCTAAACATTTTGGACACAATATCAAATTCTTATACAAATGACAACACTTTATTCATTAATAAGGAATTAGTAGAGAAGATTGTAGGACAACCTTTAATTAAATATGATAAAAAAGGTGATTATCATTATGATTCAATTTCAGCTTTTATAAAAAGTATACGAGGTTCTGACCCAGATGCTGCTCTTTATTGGTTAGCAGTAATGCTTCAGGGTGGAGAAGATCCAGAATTTATCGCTCGTAGAATAATTGTTCATGCTGCAGAAGACATTGGGTTAGCTGACCCTAATGCTTTAGTTGTAGCAACTTCAGCTTTTCATGCACTTCAGGTAGTGGGGCTACCAGAAGCAAGAATTCCATTAGCTCAAGCTACAATTTATTTAGCTACTGCGCCTAAAAGTAATACTAGTAAAACTGGAATTGATAATGCTTTAACAACTGTAAAAAACATAAGTAATATAAATGTGCCAAAACACATAGCAGATAATTCACACTCAAAGTCCCATTTGCTTAATAAAGGAATAGGCTACAAATACCCACACGATTTCGAAGGCTATGTCAAGCAAAGCTATTTACCAGAAGAACTTAAAGACTATAAATTTTATAATCCAACTTCAAATGGTTATGAGGAGATAATTAAGAAATTTCTTGAAGAAAGAGTCAAAGGGGACGGTTCTTTTTGA
- a CDS encoding AI-2E family transporter has protein sequence MLKEIVFTFFIAGILAYLIFRPVMYFEKKGIKRVWSILIVYFIVIGFILISVWFAAPRIMDELTEVASMLPRYADQAEHMVDEVEKMPLPHKLDKIVDDNIAQIENYIYNGINNLLGGVYDFLTRVIALIFSPILAFYILKDWEYIRDSFLEFLPPGAKKDTIVIADEIDSVLVEFLKGHLLVAGIVGLLVGLAAVIIGVKYPVIIGVIAGVSNLVPYFGPILGGIPAIGIALSESLALAIYMFIALVLVQQVEANVITPRIIGDKLGINPLTIVFALLAGGKLFGLIGLLLAVPVMASLKVIVKFAYLKIVEQ, from the coding sequence TTGTTAAAAGAAATTGTTTTTACATTTTTTATAGCAGGTATTTTAGCATATTTAATATTTAGACCAGTAATGTATTTTGAAAAAAAGGGAATAAAAAGAGTTTGGTCTATTTTAATTGTTTATTTTATTGTTATAGGTTTTATTTTAATAAGTGTTTGGTTTGCAGCACCTAGAATAATGGATGAATTAACTGAGGTAGCTTCTATGTTGCCGAGATATGCTGATCAGGCAGAACATATGGTTGATGAAGTGGAAAAAATGCCACTTCCACATAAGCTTGATAAGATAGTTGATGACAATATAGCTCAGATAGAAAACTATATTTATAATGGTATAAATAATTTATTAGGGGGTGTTTATGACTTTCTAACTAGAGTAATAGCCTTAATTTTTTCACCTATTTTAGCTTTTTATATATTAAAGGATTGGGAATATATTAGAGATTCATTTCTAGAGTTTCTACCTCCAGGTGCTAAGAAAGATACAATTGTAATAGCTGACGAAATTGATAGTGTTTTAGTAGAATTTCTCAAAGGACATCTATTAGTAGCAGGAATAGTTGGCTTATTAGTGGGATTAGCAGCTGTTATAATAGGTGTAAAATATCCGGTAATTATTGGGGTTATTGCTGGAGTAAGTAATCTTGTTCCTTATTTTGGACCTATACTAGGCGGGATACCAGCCATAGGCATTGCACTTTCAGAATCCTTAGCTTTAGCTATATATATGTTTATTGCACTTGTATTGGTCCAACAAGTAGAAGCTAATGTAATAACTCCTAGAATAATTGGAGATAAATTAGGTATAAATCCATTAACTATTGTATTCGCTCTTCTCGCTGGTGGCAAATTATTTGGTTTAATTGGATTGCTTTTAGCTGTACCAGTTATGGCATCTCTAAAAGTAATAGTGAAATTTGCATATTTAAAAATAGTTGAACAATAA
- a CDS encoding peptidoglycan binding domain-containing protein, whose product MTYNKNFIHKVISLTLLVVLLTLTSVSYILADLDSRYYPSNFFVGNVSVAGMTYNDAFTKLQNEFGQNNLIIKNEKKEEKVSFDQIGITFKTNNTLEQLESYLNKEDFLRHIKIRGEKQVFYPLFNYCEENLYKELLKLKKVYDRPAIDAKVLIKENELVYTQEIHGSFLDVDATIKELINIIEAGYLRSAKAKVIVEEPEIYYEDIKNIKHLMGIYIASVDSINDKEVKQITSQLNETIIMPLEHFYLEKKFSEIDSSSKLNNIIKKGLYEASKTTGLEIIKKDKYKNLTLKNNLQNPIMLSTKFKEDKITIKIYGYQSQEEKSIDVVKEIVKHPAEIDFIIDKQLKPGERIIKQEGEPGKEIKTYKIISKEGKEIERSLLNVDYQSGEKTIILQGSDNK is encoded by the coding sequence ATGACATATAATAAAAATTTTATACATAAGGTCATATCTTTAACATTATTAGTAGTTTTGTTAACTTTAACAAGTGTGTCGTATATATTAGCTGATCTGGACAGTAGATATTATCCATCTAATTTTTTTGTGGGTAATGTATCAGTTGCAGGTATGACCTATAACGATGCGTTTACAAAACTACAGAATGAGTTTGGGCAAAACAATTTAATAATAAAAAATGAAAAAAAAGAAGAAAAAGTTTCATTTGACCAAATCGGAATAACATTTAAAACTAATAATACACTCGAACAATTAGAAAGTTATCTTAATAAAGAAGATTTTTTAAGACATATTAAAATTAGAGGGGAAAAACAAGTGTTTTATCCCTTATTTAATTATTGTGAAGAAAACCTATATAAAGAGTTATTAAAACTCAAAAAGGTGTATGATAGACCTGCAATTGATGCAAAAGTTTTAATTAAGGAAAATGAATTGGTATATACACAAGAAATACATGGAAGTTTTTTAGATGTGGATGCAACTATTAAAGAACTAATAAATATTATTGAAGCTGGATATTTACGTTCAGCAAAAGCTAAAGTAATTGTTGAAGAACCTGAAATATATTATGAAGACATAAAGAATATAAAACACTTAATGGGAATATATATAGCTTCAGTGGATTCTATCAATGATAAAGAAGTAAAACAAATAACCTCACAATTAAATGAGACGATAATAATGCCATTAGAGCATTTTTATCTAGAGAAGAAATTTTCTGAAATTGATAGCTCTAGTAAACTTAATAATATAATTAAAAAAGGTTTATATGAAGCTTCAAAAACTACAGGATTAGAAATTATAAAAAAAGATAAATATAAAAATTTAACCTTAAAGAATAATTTACAAAACCCAATAATGTTGTCAACTAAATTTAAAGAAGATAAAATAACTATTAAAATATATGGGTATCAATCTCAAGAAGAAAAATCTATAGATGTAGTGAAAGAGATAGTTAAGCACCCAGCTGAGATTGATTTTATTATAGATAAGCAGTTGAAGCCAGGCGAAAGGATAATAAAACAGGAAGGTGAGCCAGGTAAAGAAATTAAGACATATAAGATTATTAGTAAAGAAGGTAAAGAAATAGAAAGATCATTACTTAATGTAGATTATCAATCAGGTGAAAAAACCATAATTCTTCAAGGATCAGATAATAAATAG
- a CDS encoding PRC-barrel domain-containing protein, with protein MKKSQEIIGLPVFSIIDGKKIGQVKDLVVNPEEGKVEFILVSNGSWYVGARVLPYKAVMGVGEHAVTTESDNQLTNISETNNANSLLERNVELKGNRVLTNKGNLIGIISEYSIDEETGEILSLEFKTAQDESETENIEASQILTYGADVLVVKEQIASSDTDTSNTNQENAEVITEDNKSEGATLFLEKQKNFLMGKQVTQDIKNADGEIIITKGATVTEDILKIAENNDKFVELSQCCN; from the coding sequence ATGAAAAAAAGTCAGGAAATTATTGGTCTTCCTGTTTTTTCAATCATTGATGGGAAAAAAATTGGACAAGTCAAAGATTTAGTTGTTAATCCAGAAGAAGGTAAAGTGGAATTTATTTTAGTTAGCAATGGTAGTTGGTATGTTGGCGCAAGAGTACTACCTTACAAGGCTGTAATGGGAGTAGGGGAACATGCGGTTACAACTGAAAGCGATAATCAACTTACTAATATCAGCGAAACCAATAATGCAAATAGTTTGCTAGAAAGAAATGTAGAATTAAAAGGTAATAGGGTATTAACTAATAAGGGTAATTTAATTGGAATTATTAGTGAATATTCAATTGATGAGGAAACTGGAGAAATTTTAAGCTTAGAGTTTAAAACAGCTCAAGATGAATCAGAAACTGAAAATATAGAGGCAAGCCAAATTTTAACTTACGGGGCCGATGTTTTAGTAGTAAAGGAACAAATTGCAAGCAGTGATACAGATACAAGTAATACCAATCAAGAAAATGCTGAAGTTATTACTGAAGATAATAAGTCAGAAGGAGCTACTTTGTTTCTAGAAAAACAGAAAAACTTTTTAATGGGGAAACAAGTGACTCAAGATATTAAAAATGCTGATGGTGAAATAATTATTACTAAAGGTGCAACTGTTACTGAAGATATTCTAAAAATTGCAGAAAATAATGATAAGTTTGTAGAGTTATCTCAATGTTGTAATTAA
- a CDS encoding ABC transporter permease, with product MREYILYSILIYLPIGSLLGYFLYRYNFSKKNIYCYILAIWLLIMLFPISLVNLGVLLTMAGYLIVFSFLSYFLIKFSSDNMIDVKNKREDEIKNDEIDNNIEVSDQKKLKTICKEEDINLNTCPKEVNNNIYHIYSNGVDNDNTNENNVKNDAENDKDLNNLQDIINKEKFNISHYIEEVENAEHIEHIEDVENTENIEHIEDIEENKKDNDNLKTEDMKDINQLNESIPEAEENIEFMEHIEDIKEEHIESEENNNQKIESLLEIAFELKSKEKLLEASKQFYEAWKLTNELDLKYMLTWELIGIYQDQGLYDEVNAFLTEYLSLLPPDTSIYKELQHKRLFFEFTKQELEKVGMSKVPISDVPRLVRIRVAEQLHLQLEDSKEGSM from the coding sequence ATGAGAGAATATATACTCTATTCAATACTAATATATCTACCTATTGGCTCTTTATTAGGTTATTTTTTGTATAGATATAACTTTTCTAAAAAAAACATTTATTGCTATATTTTAGCTATATGGTTATTAATAATGCTTTTTCCAATTAGTTTAGTTAATCTTGGTGTTTTATTAACTATGGCAGGGTATTTAATAGTTTTTAGTTTTTTGAGTTATTTTTTAATTAAATTTTCAAGCGATAATATGATTGATGTAAAAAATAAAAGAGAAGATGAAATAAAAAATGATGAAATTGATAATAACATAGAGGTTAGTGATCAAAAAAAGTTAAAAACTATTTGTAAAGAAGAAGATATAAATCTAAATACCTGTCCAAAAGAAGTAAATAATAATATATATCATATATATTCCAATGGAGTAGATAATGATAACACAAATGAAAATAATGTTAAAAATGATGCTGAAAATGATAAAGATTTAAATAATTTGCAGGATATTATTAATAAAGAAAAATTTAATATAAGTCATTATATAGAAGAAGTAGAAAATGCAGAACATATAGAGCATATAGAAGATGTAGAAAATACAGAAAATATAGAGCATATAGAAGATATAGAGGAAAATAAAAAAGATAATGATAATCTTAAAACAGAGGATATGAAAGATATAAATCAATTAAATGAGTCTATACCTGAAGCAGAAGAAAATATTGAATTTATGGAACATATTGAAGATATTAAGGAAGAACATATTGAGTCAGAAGAAAATAATAATCAGAAAATTGAAAGCTTACTTGAGATAGCTTTTGAACTAAAATCCAAAGAAAAACTATTAGAAGCTAGTAAGCAATTTTATGAAGCATGGAAATTAACAAATGAATTAGATTTAAAATACATGTTAACTTGGGAGTTAATAGGTATTTATCAAGATCAAGGTCTTTATGATGAAGTTAATGCTTTTTTAACAGAATATTTGAGTTTATTACCCCCGGATACCAGTATATATAAGGAACTACAGCATAAAAGGTTGTTTTTTGAATTCACTAAACAAGAATTAGAAAAAGTTGGTATGTCTAAGGTGCCAATATCAGACGTTCCTCGGTTAGTTCGTATTAGAGTAGCAGAGCAGTTACACTTGCAATTAGAAGATTCTAAAGAAGGGAGTATGTAA